A part of Maridesulfovibrio hydrothermalis AM13 = DSM 14728 genomic DNA contains:
- a CDS encoding class I SAM-dependent methyltransferase: protein MFQKQVKCRSLLHPFIEKIYVDGPPHGSISKEEVTFLTDRILAMQPSYVVEIGTAAGASTALMLKALELLGGERTLHSIEYLEHCYFDKSLKPGFMVDTIYDQHPSWYHLHTSKSVFDLDEITRGRMIDFIFIDGNHMHPWAAIDTILALPFLASDATIVYHDINLHLLADETKKDHQGAHHVFYNFPAAEKITVAGRPYPNIGSLTINGPKINMLAALLQILFNNLWTAHSWPPLTNETLQKLSLELDKHWGENAKLALKQGIEMINATQNKKYNF, encoded by the coding sequence ATGTTTCAGAAACAGGTTAAATGTCGCTCACTTTTACACCCCTTTATTGAAAAAATATATGTAGATGGACCTCCACACGGATCGATCAGTAAGGAGGAGGTTACTTTTTTAACAGATCGCATTCTTGCGATGCAACCTTCGTACGTCGTGGAAATTGGGACTGCAGCGGGAGCATCAACAGCGCTTATGCTCAAAGCATTGGAACTTCTCGGCGGTGAGCGCACCCTGCACTCCATTGAGTATCTGGAGCATTGTTATTTTGATAAGTCACTAAAGCCCGGATTTATGGTGGACACTATATATGATCAACATCCCAGCTGGTATCATTTACATACCAGCAAAAGTGTATTTGATCTGGATGAAATAACTCGTGGCAGGATGATTGATTTCATATTTATAGATGGCAACCATATGCATCCGTGGGCGGCCATCGACACCATACTTGCTCTTCCCTTTTTGGCTTCAGATGCTACCATAGTATATCATGATATCAATCTCCACTTGCTTGCAGACGAGACAAAGAAAGACCATCAGGGAGCACATCATGTCTTTTACAATTTTCCCGCAGCTGAAAAAATCACAGTTGCCGGGCGTCCATACCCGAATATAGGTTCTCTAACCATTAATGGCCCTAAAATAAACATGCTGGCCGCCTTGCTGCAAATTCTTTTTAACAACCTATGGACAGCTCACAGCTGGCCTCCGCTTACAAATGAAACTTTGCAAAAACTTTCCTTAGAGCTGGATAAACACTGGGGAGAGAATGCCAAATTGGCTCTTAAGCAAGGAATCGAAATGATTAATGCCACACAGAATAAAAAATATAACTTTTAG
- the asnB gene encoding asparagine synthase (glutamine-hydrolyzing), with protein sequence MCGIAGIIAPYAAKHTPALLQMLEKIKHRGPDATGTAVFDNAALAHARLSIVDLVSGDQPLYGQGNTCVVFNGELYGYEELRCNMDYPFKTTSDTELLPALYQKYGNQFCEKVPGMFAFALWDDHNKRLICARDRFGEKPFFYAKADSGEFIFASELSSLLESGLIRATLNPKAVASYLALRYVPEDMCIYQNIRVLKPGHMLIYENDTITEHCYWTPPATTTQKISLQEASEEFSFLMDRAVRRCMVADVDVGLLLSGGLDSTTIAAIASQQMKLKAFSFGFTGEKNELPYAHEAASMYNLPLKEVHAAEIDFPHLLLTMCRIYGEPFADSSAIPTYLLCQKVREEVKVALSGDGGDELLAGYNYWYTPLLKYGNNGKKNIRWSEVAEHHWRDLQIFSADEIAGFGLPWVSRPQLLHTSGSVDDALRMDVAGFLPSDILKKTDRASMAHGLELRSPFLEKDLAEFLLALPWELKIHQNAEKLVMRRAFEQRWPESIRARRKQGFSGTIGSWMKSQEGLPLCMHYLANPKRKICSLIPAEQLKPYATMFSEKSWLLLVLAVWLEYNQWET encoded by the coding sequence ATGTGCGGAATAGCAGGAATTATAGCCCCATACGCAGCAAAACATACTCCGGCGTTGCTACAGATGCTTGAAAAAATTAAACATCGGGGGCCAGATGCAACAGGTACTGCCGTCTTCGATAATGCCGCCCTTGCTCATGCTCGTCTAAGCATTGTAGATCTCGTCTCAGGCGATCAACCATTATATGGCCAAGGCAATACTTGTGTTGTGTTTAATGGGGAGCTGTATGGATATGAAGAATTACGCTGCAATATGGACTACCCATTTAAAACTACTTCTGACACGGAGCTTCTGCCTGCCTTATATCAAAAATATGGGAATCAGTTTTGCGAAAAAGTTCCCGGAATGTTTGCTTTTGCTCTGTGGGACGATCACAACAAACGATTAATCTGCGCACGAGACCGCTTCGGAGAAAAACCGTTTTTTTACGCAAAAGCAGATTCTGGCGAATTTATATTTGCGTCTGAACTAAGTAGTCTGCTGGAATCCGGGCTGATCAGGGCTACTCTCAATCCGAAAGCTGTGGCCAGCTATTTAGCGCTGCGTTATGTACCAGAGGACATGTGTATTTATCAGAATATCCGCGTGCTTAAGCCGGGACATATGCTGATATATGAAAATGATACCATAACTGAGCATTGTTATTGGACTCCTCCTGCGACAACAACACAAAAAATATCATTACAGGAAGCATCTGAAGAATTTTCTTTTCTGATGGATAGAGCCGTCAGGCGGTGCATGGTTGCTGATGTTGATGTTGGACTACTTCTTTCTGGAGGGTTAGACTCCACAACAATAGCAGCCATTGCATCGCAGCAGATGAAATTGAAAGCCTTTTCATTTGGATTTACTGGCGAGAAAAACGAGCTACCCTACGCACATGAAGCGGCGTCAATGTATAATCTACCTCTTAAAGAGGTTCATGCTGCGGAAATCGATTTCCCTCACCTGCTGCTTACTATGTGTAGAATATACGGTGAACCTTTTGCTGACAGTTCGGCCATTCCTACCTATTTGCTGTGCCAAAAAGTACGGGAAGAGGTGAAAGTTGCATTAAGTGGAGATGGTGGCGACGAGCTTTTAGCAGGTTATAACTACTGGTACACTCCTTTGCTTAAATATGGCAACAATGGCAAAAAAAATATTAGGTGGAGTGAGGTAGCAGAGCACCACTGGCGCGATTTACAAATATTTTCAGCCGATGAAATTGCAGGCTTTGGTCTGCCTTGGGTTTCCCGCCCACAATTATTGCATACATCTGGGTCTGTAGACGATGCTTTACGGATGGATGTTGCCGGATTCCTTCCATCAGATATCCTCAAAAAGACTGACAGAGCTTCAATGGCACATGGTCTAGAGCTTCGTTCACCATTTCTTGAAAAAGATCTTGCAGAGTTTTTACTGGCGTTACCTTGGGAGCTTAAGATTCATCAGAATGCAGAAAAGCTGGTTATGCGACGTGCTTTTGAGCAAAGATGGCCTGAAAGCATACGTGCAAGGCGTAAGCAGGGATTCAGCGGGACGATAGGTTCATGGATGAAAAGCCAAGAAGGTCTTCCCCTGTGTATGCATTATCTTGCAAATCCTAAACGGAAAATATGTTCATTGATTCCAGCGGAACAACTCAAACCGTATGCCACTATGTTTTCAGAAAAAAGCTGGTTGCTTCTTGTGCTGGCAGTGTGGCTTGAATATAATCAGTGGGAAACGTAA
- a CDS encoding glycosyltransferase domain-containing protein, with protein sequence MKIKPTIHPNEIVVYTALSNNYDKLLPPLVKTPGVSYICFSDNPDLCVEGWEIHPLPEFLTDPEDHVRRAKMPKVLPHLLLEKFEHSVWVDASMQIKGCMLDFVLQCQQYDKEFVLFEHPDAPRTIYEEGAICIAFKLDNKDTIQRQLAIYNQRGLTESHSIPACTIIYRRHNTHQIKLAMQDWWNEILMHSRRDQLSFVYVMQKHALSYGVIPENYQDHQYFMYDRHEGYGPNAQGVPTREPVFASLDGILSPPVYKLQEDLSDSVTVIVRSVDERTTKACLTRLNKIFGYKNIFHISEKPFSKAVKESFRLGIAQNRKWTLVIDADVLIRTDFPSEIIAYADRLQSDVFVVQALVLDKFLNVFRPAGNHLYRTKFLRHALQMIPSEGSTLRPEYTTIQNMIKAGTTFVQTNYIVGIHDYEQEYADIAHKTFLYAHKHQEALEVIWPYWQDQAQTDPDFHAAIIGVEAGRKYSGKIFVDKRFFADQLAKTWATVDIEPKEPLPPKSYPDESIDRILKESLGNPIQRIMQEMIYPERMWWTFWEPTGPRCRVFDSL encoded by the coding sequence ATGAAAATAAAGCCGACAATACACCCTAATGAGATTGTAGTATATACTGCACTGTCAAATAATTACGATAAACTCCTTCCTCCGTTGGTCAAAACTCCCGGCGTTAGCTATATCTGTTTTTCCGATAATCCAGATTTGTGCGTTGAAGGGTGGGAGATACATCCTTTGCCAGAGTTTCTTACGGATCCGGAAGATCACGTACGAAGGGCAAAAATGCCCAAGGTTCTACCTCACCTTCTTCTTGAAAAGTTTGAGCACAGCGTTTGGGTGGATGCAAGTATGCAGATCAAAGGATGTATGCTTGATTTTGTTTTGCAGTGTCAGCAATATGACAAAGAATTTGTATTATTCGAACATCCTGATGCGCCACGCACTATTTACGAAGAAGGGGCTATATGTATTGCCTTTAAGCTTGATAACAAGGACACAATCCAGCGACAGCTTGCCATATATAATCAGCGAGGATTAACTGAATCGCACAGCATTCCTGCCTGCACAATTATCTACCGCAGACATAATACACACCAGATAAAACTTGCTATGCAGGACTGGTGGAATGAAATTCTTATGCATAGTAGACGCGACCAGCTTAGTTTTGTCTATGTCATGCAAAAGCATGCGCTATCCTATGGCGTTATTCCCGAAAACTATCAGGACCACCAGTATTTTATGTATGATAGACATGAAGGCTATGGTCCCAATGCTCAGGGCGTGCCAACCCGTGAACCTGTGTTTGCATCTCTGGATGGCATCCTTTCTCCTCCCGTCTATAAGTTGCAAGAAGACCTTTCTGACTCCGTCACCGTAATCGTCCGTTCGGTAGATGAACGAACCACCAAGGCCTGCCTTACACGGCTTAACAAAATTTTTGGATACAAGAACATTTTTCACATCAGCGAAAAACCCTTCTCCAAAGCGGTGAAAGAGTCATTTCGACTAGGCATTGCCCAAAATAGAAAATGGACTCTGGTCATTGATGCAGATGTGCTTATTCGTACAGATTTTCCAAGCGAGATTATTGCCTACGCAGACCGTCTGCAATCGGATGTTTTTGTTGTGCAGGCTTTGGTGCTTGATAAATTCCTGAATGTATTTCGTCCCGCAGGAAATCACCTCTATAGGACAAAATTTCTCCGGCATGCATTGCAAATGATTCCATCAGAAGGTTCCACCCTGCGACCAGAATACACTACTATACAGAACATGATCAAAGCCGGGACTACTTTTGTGCAAACAAACTACATAGTCGGGATACATGACTACGAACAGGAATACGCGGACATTGCGCATAAGACTTTTTTGTATGCTCATAAGCATCAGGAAGCATTGGAAGTAATCTGGCCTTACTGGCAGGATCAAGCACAGACAGATCCTGATTTTCATGCGGCCATAATTGGAGTTGAGGCCGGCCGCAAATATTCGGGAAAGATATTTGTTGATAAGCGTTTTTTTGCTGACCAGCTAGCTAAGACATGGGCGACGGTAGACATAGAACCCAAAGAACCTCTGCCCCCCAAGAGTTATCCAGATGAGTCCATTGATAGAATTTTAAAAGAATCACTCGGCAACCCTATTCAAAGAATTATGCAGGAAATGATTTATCCTGAACGTATGTGGTGGACATTCTGGGAGCCAACCGGCCCGCGTTGTCGAGTTTTTGATTCTCTCTAA
- a CDS encoding class I SAM-dependent methyltransferase: MSKIVYDREIEIRVRPSIDNYFIGDQYACQTKCITEGFWTPERIVAEVDNGSRPVLDWALTQLNLQEELSVLDIGCGPSQKMAQRLGKYDNISITGLDSAEAVALSRHFNPSGTYHECDLDSDVSIAQVSAQMSKFDVVFCFDVIEHVLYPEKMLKLIKEHSHEKTKIYITTLERDLSQHSGDLTSGSVKSEHVREWNVYEFSKFIEYMGFVIDKVKITPMKNDQRCQTLLCSI, translated from the coding sequence ATGTCGAAAATAGTCTATGACCGCGAAATTGAGATTCGAGTTCGTCCAAGCATCGATAATTATTTTATAGGCGACCAGTACGCTTGCCAAACTAAATGTATTACTGAAGGCTTCTGGACACCAGAAAGAATTGTTGCAGAGGTGGATAACGGTTCAAGGCCGGTGTTGGATTGGGCCCTAACGCAGCTAAACTTGCAAGAAGAATTATCCGTGCTTGATATCGGATGTGGTCCTTCACAGAAGATGGCGCAACGCCTAGGTAAATACGACAATATTTCCATCACTGGCTTGGACTCCGCCGAGGCAGTTGCTCTTTCAAGGCACTTTAACCCTTCAGGGACTTACCACGAATGTGACTTGGACTCTGATGTCTCAATTGCGCAGGTTTCTGCACAAATGAGTAAATTTGATGTTGTTTTTTGTTTTGATGTTATTGAGCATGTATTGTACCCGGAAAAAATGCTCAAATTAATAAAAGAACACTCACATGAAAAAACAAAAATATACATCACCACATTAGAACGGGATCTCTCTCAGCATTCAGGGGACCTGACTAGTGGATCGGTAAAATCAGAACATGTAAGAGAATGGAATGTTTATGAATTTAGTAAATTTATAGAATACATGGGCTTTGTAATTGATAAAGTAAAAATTACCCCTATGAAAAATGATCAGCGTTGCCAGACACTGCTGTGTTCAATATAG
- a CDS encoding glycosyltransferase family 2 protein — protein MVEHSIQNLQQLYEKQQDLAEKIKKLQLTVLPHVRFIMLLERAEELNNSMNLGLQSLGNHEVLEETRAAIENIYKLISTVHQKNGAELNAIQKLVNYNQFPAELVKFKKELREHAASLAEALAQNQENIIANFASPLITIESKLEQLAVKVRKAIVLADPPFFAGCKTMDKIFSLLEKTPQLAEINIYIQKHLNKKTYECIKNSRLFDEYFYRNQVNDAAKTAPDSLLHYLTEGEKYSPNPFFNATYYLADYEEVGMLRYHPFEHFICYGEILCYNPGPDFDALYYLENNGDVLEAGIPPFQHFLLHGLTEGRQPSAKAGAFFVKRYLQHSPVNLAFIGSPDKLVKEGWDMLISLCRNREGGQVRLIAPEDWSGNESKIDAIVVSSEGAALLQEELLNRLSKNKVRLLYLGTTPGDDLKSLLQKDIFSLENVCAVCPDYKTFLCWQESEIPLKLRYYSFNDPDNATPFLDALLDSLGTCKNFSLRRTGLWKTPSESKPYISVVSIIYKKSKEMIRFLESLNRQDLARNYELILVDDASPDDSVERIEEWLKEKRQNGLMNRFMDVRILRNESNRGNCSSRNRGVDAARADIVLVADGDVVLSTSSLSEHLWAYRFDDCDAVIGFFRFNLDYSFVFHWLAACEVNSDIIRQHLKRSSEFAMERLNMNSLPNSVFTFVTRNTSFRKSAFKEEYFDETFNYSSDRNSGYGEEDHEIAAKLYSDNKNIRFLESSICVHMRHEDNSHNTDKALANLRNWNKLIKKHPDLRLIDRQYYQWRTCDLLHKTSGKPDALEVKVAKEFFNASDRVNVSIPRSRPIKILSWNCNIPYQYDLLKMHHQFTMVVDKANGGWDYSLRPRPYNVDFIPPEKVAPEKYDLALIPFDKRVLFPGKHRERFQRMLELSSGLPTIALCHELPYGYVQNGINTEECELEEQRKYVRFKLRDAHVVCCSHIVQNEWKFKQSSVIWHGFSPQEYPAGKNDLGCLTFSNDYLANIPDVDACKMLREIKQRLPESCTVEEMKEPFPHAGYETGSQEWSVAKFQKYGHYIGQFIVQLTPFNNLAMPRLRAEAMLAGCIPVTVRSYDVDMFIKNGVNGFAGESAEEIGEYLNWLLSNGKDIQKISRNARLTAMDIFNVDRLISKWERLIIGLT, from the coding sequence ATGGTTGAACACAGTATTCAAAATCTGCAGCAACTTTATGAAAAGCAACAAGATCTTGCAGAAAAGATTAAAAAACTACAGTTAACAGTTCTTCCACACGTCAGGTTCATCATGTTGCTTGAAAGGGCAGAAGAGTTAAACAACAGCATGAATCTTGGTCTACAGTCCCTCGGCAATCATGAAGTCTTGGAGGAAACCCGGGCTGCAATAGAAAATATTTACAAACTGATTAGTACTGTTCACCAAAAAAACGGGGCAGAACTGAATGCGATTCAAAAGTTAGTTAATTACAACCAATTCCCAGCCGAGCTGGTTAAATTTAAAAAAGAACTTCGGGAACATGCCGCAAGCCTTGCCGAGGCATTGGCGCAAAATCAAGAAAATATTATAGCCAACTTTGCTTCTCCCCTGATCACAATAGAATCTAAATTGGAACAGCTTGCCGTAAAGGTTCGTAAAGCCATAGTCTTAGCCGATCCTCCATTTTTTGCGGGCTGTAAAACAATGGACAAAATTTTTAGTCTACTGGAGAAGACTCCCCAACTGGCTGAAATAAACATTTATATACAAAAACACCTTAATAAAAAAACATATGAATGCATTAAAAATTCCAGATTGTTTGATGAGTATTTCTACCGTAATCAGGTAAATGATGCTGCAAAAACAGCTCCCGACAGCTTGTTGCACTACCTGACCGAAGGGGAAAAATATTCGCCCAATCCTTTTTTCAACGCAACTTACTATCTCGCAGACTACGAAGAAGTAGGGATGCTACGCTACCACCCGTTTGAACATTTTATCTGTTACGGAGAAATACTGTGCTATAATCCCGGTCCAGATTTTGACGCTTTATACTATCTTGAAAACAATGGAGATGTCCTCGAAGCAGGAATTCCTCCGTTCCAGCATTTCCTACTGCACGGACTAACAGAAGGCAGACAACCATCTGCAAAGGCAGGGGCATTCTTCGTAAAAAGATACCTGCAACACTCTCCGGTCAACCTTGCGTTTATTGGCTCCCCAGATAAGCTCGTAAAGGAAGGCTGGGACATGCTCATCTCGCTATGCCGTAATCGTGAAGGTGGACAAGTGAGACTCATTGCCCCAGAAGACTGGTCCGGCAATGAATCCAAAATCGACGCCATAGTTGTTAGCAGCGAGGGCGCAGCTCTCCTGCAAGAGGAGTTATTGAACAGGCTGTCTAAAAACAAAGTACGCCTGTTGTATCTTGGAACAACACCAGGTGATGATTTAAAATCCTTACTGCAAAAGGATATATTTTCGTTGGAAAACGTGTGTGCAGTCTGCCCTGATTATAAGACTTTTCTCTGCTGGCAGGAAAGCGAAATCCCCTTAAAACTTCGTTACTACTCATTTAATGATCCCGACAACGCAACTCCTTTTCTTGACGCTCTTTTAGATAGTCTGGGCACCTGCAAAAACTTTTCACTGCGTCGTACCGGACTATGGAAAACGCCATCCGAGTCAAAACCATATATAAGCGTGGTCAGTATCATTTATAAAAAAAGCAAGGAAATGATACGCTTCCTTGAATCCTTAAACCGTCAAGACCTTGCCCGTAACTATGAGCTTATACTTGTAGATGATGCATCTCCTGACGATTCTGTTGAACGGATTGAGGAATGGTTGAAAGAAAAACGCCAGAACGGACTTATGAACAGATTCATGGATGTCCGGATTCTACGCAATGAAAGTAACAGGGGCAATTGCTCTTCAAGAAACCGGGGAGTAGATGCAGCACGAGCGGATATCGTGCTGGTTGCGGATGGGGATGTAGTTCTCAGCACGAGTAGTTTGAGCGAACATCTTTGGGCATATCGCTTTGATGATTGTGATGCAGTAATAGGGTTCTTCAGGTTCAACCTTGACTATTCGTTTGTTTTCCATTGGCTTGCAGCATGCGAGGTAAACTCGGACATAATACGCCAACACCTTAAACGCAGCAGCGAATTCGCTATGGAAAGACTTAATATGAATTCGCTACCGAACAGCGTATTTACCTTCGTTACCCGTAACACATCTTTTAGAAAGTCGGCTTTTAAAGAAGAATATTTCGACGAAACTTTCAACTATTCCAGCGACAGAAACTCTGGATACGGGGAAGAAGACCACGAAATAGCGGCCAAGCTTTACAGCGATAATAAAAACATCCGTTTCCTTGAAAGTTCCATCTGCGTACATATGCGGCACGAAGATAACTCGCATAATACGGACAAGGCCCTGGCTAATTTACGCAACTGGAATAAGCTGATCAAAAAGCACCCTGACCTTAGATTGATAGACAGGCAATATTACCAGTGGAGAACTTGCGACCTGCTCCATAAAACCTCCGGCAAACCTGATGCACTGGAAGTAAAGGTCGCAAAAGAGTTTTTTAACGCGTCCGACAGGGTAAATGTTAGCATTCCCAGAAGCAGACCGATTAAAATACTTAGTTGGAACTGCAACATTCCCTACCAATATGATTTATTAAAAATGCACCACCAGTTCACGATGGTTGTAGATAAAGCCAATGGCGGCTGGGATTACTCTTTAAGACCTCGGCCTTACAATGTAGATTTTATCCCTCCGGAAAAAGTTGCCCCTGAAAAATATGATTTAGCATTAATTCCCTTTGATAAACGCGTACTTTTCCCCGGCAAACACCGGGAAAGATTTCAGCGCATGCTGGAATTATCTTCAGGATTGCCGACGATAGCCCTTTGTCATGAGTTGCCGTATGGTTACGTTCAGAACGGGATTAACACTGAAGAATGTGAGCTTGAAGAACAGCGAAAATATGTACGTTTTAAGCTGCGGGACGCTCATGTTGTTTGCTGCTCCCATATAGTACAAAATGAATGGAAGTTTAAGCAGTCGTCAGTTATCTGGCATGGATTTTCACCACAGGAGTATCCGGCTGGGAAAAATGATCTAGGCTGCCTGACTTTTTCTAATGACTATTTGGCTAACATTCCAGATGTGGATGCGTGCAAAATGTTACGGGAAATTAAACAACGGCTTCCCGAATCTTGCACGGTGGAAGAAATGAAAGAACCGTTCCCACATGCTGGATATGAAACAGGATCTCAGGAATGGTCAGTTGCCAAATTTCAGAAATATGGCCATTATATAGGCCAGTTCATAGTTCAACTGACACCGTTTAATAATTTGGCAATGCCGCGCCTTCGCGCCGAGGCTATGCTTGCAGGGTGTATCCCGGTAACTGTGCGCAGCTATGATGTTGACATGTTTATCAAGAACGGGGTTAATGGATTTGCTGGGGAGTCGGCGGAAGAAATTGGTGAATATTTGAATTGGCTGTTGTCCAACGGCAAAGATATTCAGAAGATAAGTAGAAATGCCCGGCTTACGGCCATGGATATATTCAATGTAGATAGATTGATTTCCAAGTGGGAACGCTTAATTATTGGACTTACTTAA
- a CDS encoding bifunctional glycosyltransferase/CDP-glycerol:glycerophosphate glycerophosphotransferase: protein MPKISVVVAVYNAQQWLPRFFASLQSQTLKDFEVLLIDDCSTDSSAALISELSAVDSRFKLLWQPENIGAGSARNRGIMEATGETLCFADPDDLLPENSLEVRYTAYKKHNSIVRACHDEILNDGTILNRESRPERLPEIFRPADEVGRIRVGHFLCAHWTWLFPTNLLRRCKIFNGENMRTAEDIVLLARLFFHVNRIVWIPDTVYYWVKRSDSLSTTVYSAEHYINYFQCCDIFYEQAEKFGQIQPADIFFNEYLSFYPAHLLAGLCEGKNTDDDVQKVISELVRINDRYQVLPRCIGEIQNNPTRNAGLFRLWMILHSKKTAAVSRLVEAQNRFNDLMQNADYENIRKNGWKQEVSFDKFDYEAKLLRCRYLFCDKHPEEIFMRDGTTLSLAYAKNRIVFKGQGFKIFERIIWLPVAAEGKIYSLSIDGWDSELNHTAEQIRTIFAPKPVNEKGFPPEILAVRRLARSQTIQNNFLDAWMFIDKDCEADDNAEHLYRWVMRNHPEINIWFVISKNSHDWQRLEEEGFRLVDHGSVEHKALFLLSSKLISSQMDRYIFEPLEDKYYHDFLRPQFINLPHGVTKDDVSGWFNSIPFDLFIAATKPEAKSISENGTPYIMGDKEVRLGGFPRYDKWLEPFETENMIFIMPTWRADLVGKWEGKGQKRELNPEFYSSRFVQMWKYFFNDPRLKKLIDQHGYRVIFFAHPCFEDYLDGMPFPDFVEKKSKKSGSIIDIMRRCKIMITDFSSVAFDMAYMRRPVIYYQYESKAEFTRSQKWVNGYIDYKTMGFGPVCRNMDDLIPALEEAIIVDGKMPELYAERAEEIFAYHDANCCKRSYDFIVEASKPFL, encoded by the coding sequence ATGCCCAAGATTTCAGTTGTCGTCGCCGTCTATAATGCTCAGCAATGGCTACCCCGATTTTTTGCTTCTTTGCAAAGCCAGACTTTGAAAGATTTTGAGGTACTTTTGATAGACGACTGTTCCACTGATAGCAGTGCTGCCTTGATTTCAGAATTGTCAGCTGTAGATTCGCGCTTCAAACTTTTGTGGCAGCCGGAAAATATCGGAGCCGGGAGTGCCCGCAACCGGGGTATTATGGAAGCCACCGGGGAAACTCTTTGTTTTGCAGACCCAGATGATCTGCTACCCGAAAATTCATTGGAAGTGCGTTACACGGCATACAAAAAACATAACTCTATTGTCCGCGCCTGCCATGATGAAATTTTGAATGACGGAACAATCTTGAACCGGGAAAGCAGACCTGAACGGTTGCCGGAGATTTTCAGGCCTGCGGATGAAGTGGGGCGCATCAGGGTCGGTCACTTTCTTTGCGCACACTGGACATGGCTTTTCCCAACCAATCTGCTACGCCGATGCAAAATTTTTAACGGAGAAAATATGCGTACCGCGGAAGATATCGTCCTGCTCGCGCGTCTTTTTTTTCATGTCAACCGGATAGTCTGGATTCCAGATACAGTATATTATTGGGTGAAGCGTAGCGACTCGCTTTCCACCACCGTATATTCAGCGGAACACTATATTAATTATTTCCAATGCTGTGATATTTTTTATGAGCAAGCAGAAAAATTCGGACAAATTCAACCCGCTGATATTTTTTTTAATGAGTATCTGTCCTTTTATCCGGCACACCTTTTGGCAGGACTTTGCGAGGGGAAAAATACTGATGATGATGTGCAAAAAGTTATCAGCGAACTGGTCCGTATAAATGATCGCTATCAGGTGCTACCCCGCTGCATCGGTGAAATACAAAATAACCCCACACGCAATGCCGGACTGTTCCGGCTCTGGATGATTTTGCATAGTAAAAAAACGGCCGCAGTCTCTCGGCTTGTAGAAGCCCAGAACAGATTTAACGACTTAATGCAGAATGCGGATTACGAGAACATCCGTAAGAACGGTTGGAAACAGGAAGTTTCTTTTGACAAATTTGACTACGAAGCAAAACTCCTGCGTTGTCGTTATCTTTTTTGTGACAAACATCCTGAAGAGATCTTCATGCGAGATGGGACTACACTCTCTCTCGCTTATGCAAAAAACCGTATAGTTTTTAAAGGTCAAGGGTTTAAAATTTTTGAACGAATTATTTGGCTGCCCGTTGCAGCAGAAGGAAAGATATATTCTCTAAGCATTGACGGTTGGGATTCAGAACTGAATCATACCGCAGAACAGATCCGAACCATTTTTGCTCCCAAACCCGTTAATGAGAAAGGATTTCCCCCCGAGATTCTGGCGGTAAGGCGTTTGGCCAGATCTCAAACAATTCAGAATAACTTTCTCGACGCATGGATGTTTATTGATAAGGATTGCGAGGCTGACGATAATGCCGAACATCTATACCGCTGGGTGATGCGAAATCATCCTGAAATCAACATCTGGTTCGTAATCAGCAAGAATTCCCACGATTGGCAAAGACTTGAGGAGGAAGGTTTCAGACTGGTGGATCATGGCAGCGTTGAACACAAAGCCCTTTTCCTGCTCAGTTCAAAGCTGATATCCAGTCAGATGGATCGTTATATTTTCGAACCGCTGGAGGATAAATACTACCATGACTTCCTCCGTCCCCAATTTATCAACCTGCCTCATGGTGTAACAAAGGATGATGTCTCAGGCTGGTTCAACTCCATCCCATTCGATCTGTTCATCGCAGCAACCAAGCCCGAAGCTAAGTCCATTTCTGAAAACGGTACACCATACATCATGGGTGACAAAGAAGTGCGCCTGGGAGGCTTTCCGCGTTATGACAAATGGCTGGAACCCTTTGAAACAGAAAATATGATTTTTATCATGCCCACCTGGCGTGCAGACTTGGTGGGGAAATGGGAGGGAAAAGGGCAAAAACGTGAGCTTAACCCGGAATTTTACTCTTCCCGGTTCGTTCAAATGTGGAAATATTTTTTTAATGATCCACGTTTGAAAAAACTTATTGACCAGCATGGATACAGGGTGATCTTTTTTGCTCATCCCTGTTTTGAAGACTATCTTGACGGAATGCCTTTCCCCGATTTTGTGGAGAAAAAATCTAAAAAAAGCGGATCGATAATCGATATCATGCGCAGATGCAAAATCATGATAACCGATTTTTCTTCCGTAGCTTTTGACATGGCCTATATGCGGCGGCCCGTAATTTATTACCAGTATGAAAGTAAAGCTGAGTTTACCCGCAGTCAAAAATGGGTAAACGGATATATTGATTATAAAACAATGGGATTCGGACCTGTCTGCCGAAATATGGATGACTTGATTCCTGCTCTGGAGGAGGCCATTATTGTTGATGGCAAAATGCCTGAGCTATATGCCGAACGTGCAGAGGAAATTTTTGCCTATCATGATGCCAATTGCTGCAAACGGTCTTATGATTTTATTGTGGAAGCATCAAAACCTTTTTTGTAA